The Corvus cornix cornix isolate S_Up_H32 chromosome 26, ASM73873v5, whole genome shotgun sequence genome includes a region encoding these proteins:
- the TMEM81 gene encoding transmembrane protein 81, which produces MEHGPIVAILLCALLRVPAALPSGSEPVLLGLKARLVVNSTPCSVTCGLGVKEERLCELSPAGERRNCSVLRSRCLSDWICGLRHLSVPEGKPLQLSCLSPDAASLEGQDFGYTWRFARGLITTNDLLFHPFRNPSPSLSFSPALESHSGTYRCDVQVLSSFQLVKRIYFGLRVIPQDLVDLDFQKSLTWEQQLAANGEELGNATGPREREQQHWEVWEKQEVYEVVLGIGSGAIVGILLSLGLCCLGHVCRKRAAEK; this is translated from the coding sequence ATGGAGCACGGCCCCATCGTGGCCATCCTGCTGTGCGCCCTGCTCCGCGTTCCAGCGGCGCTTCCCTCGGGATCGGAGCCCGTCCTGCTGGGGCTGAAGGCCCGGCTCGTGGTCAACTCCACGCCCTGCAGCGTCACCTGCGGGCTGGGCGTCAAGGAGGAGCGGCTGTGCGAGCTCAGCCCGGCCGGGGAGCGCCGCAATTGCTCCGTGCTGCGTTCCCGCTGCCTCAGCGATTGGATCTGTGGCCTCCGGCACCTCAGCGTTCCCGAGGGAAAAcccctccagctcagctgcctctcGCCGGACGCCGCCAGCCTCGAGGGACAGGATTTTGGCTACACCTGGAGGTTCGCCCGCGGGCTCATCACCACCAACGACCTCCTGTTCCATCCCTTCCGCaatcccagcccttccctgagcTTTTCCCCGGCTCTGGAGTCGCATTCCGGGACCTATCGCTGCGACGTGCAGGTGCTGAGCTCCTTCCAGCTCGTCAAGAGGATCTACTTTGGCCTCAGGGTGATCCCTCAGGATCTGGTGGATCTCGACTTCCAGAAATCCCtgacctgggagcagcagctggcgGCCAACGGGGAGGAACTGGGAAACGCCACCGGCCCCAGAGagcgggagcagcagcactgggaagtgtgggagaagcaggaggtTTATGAAGTGGTGCTGGGAATCGGGAGCGGAGCGATCGTGGGGATCCTGCTCAGCCTCGGGCTCTGCTGCTTGGGCCACGTTTGCAGGAAAAGAGCAGCGGAGAAATGA
- the CNTN2 gene encoding contactin-2 → MGGAAGFIHTSLAVGTFLVWCQAQSGTRSYGPVFEEQPSHTLFPEGSAEEKVTLSCRARAKPPATYRWKMNGTELKLEPDSRYRLVAGDLVISNPVKAKDSGSYQCVASNSRGTVVSREASLRFGFLQEFSAEERDPVKITEGWGVMFTCSPPPHYPGLSYRWLLNEFPNFIPADGRRFISQTTGNLYIAKTEASDLGNYSCFATSHMDFITKSVFSKFSRLSLAAEDARQFAPSIKARFPADTYALTGQAVTLECFAFGNPVPRIKWRKLDGPQSSKWIGSEPLLQIQHAGFQDEGTYECEAENAKGRDTHQGRVIIHAQPDWLDVISDTEADIGSDLRWSCVASGKPRPTVRWLRDGQPLTSQNRIEVSGGELRFSKLVLEDSGMYQCVAENKHGTVYASAELTVQVLAPDFRLNPVKRLIPAARSGKVIIPCQPRAAPKATVLWTKGTELLVNSSRVTITADGTLILQNISKSDEGKYTCFAENFMGKANSTGILSVRDATKITLAPSSADINVGENLTLQCHASHDPTMDLTFTWSLDDFPIDFDKSEGHYRRASTKEAIGDLSISNAQLRHSGRYTCTAQTVVDSASESATLTVRGPPGPPGGVVVRDIGDTSVQLSWSRGFDNHSPIARYLIEARTLLSSQWKQMRTNPVNIEGNAETAQVVNLIPWMDYEFRVLASNILGIGEPSLPSSKIQTKEAAPTVAPSGLGGGGGAPNELIITWTPMLRDYQNGDGFGYIVSFRRKGSQDWLRARVPHAESLHFVYRNESIAPYTPFEVKIKAYNRKGEGPESLTAIVYSAEEEPKVAPYRVIAKSVLSSEMDVSWEPVEQGEVTGVLLGYEIRYWKDGDKEEAADRVRTAGLVTSAHVTGLNPNTNYHVSVRAYNRAGTGPPSPSTNVTTTRPPPKRPPGNISWTFSGSTVSIKWDPVVAEADESAVTGYKMLYRQDSHSAPTLYLASKSRIDIPIPEDFTHAFVQIRVTGPGGDGTPAEVHILRNSGTSMMVEDSGTRPVPHAVVITTNSLLMVALISSLEL, encoded by the exons ATGGGAGGCGCCGCTGGATTCATCCACACTTCCCTGGCCGTCGGCACCTTCCTGG TTTGGTGCCAAGCCCAGAGCGGCACGAGGAGCTACGGGCCGGTGTTCGAGGAGCAGCCGTCCCACACGCTCTTCCCTGAGGGCTCGGCAGAAGAAAAGGTCACCCTGTCGTGCCGGGCACGGGCCAAACCTCCCGCCACCTACAG GTGGAAGATGAACGGCACGGAGCTAAAGCTGGAGCCGGATTCCCGCTACAGGCTGGTGGCCGGGGATTTGGTGATCAGCAACCCCGTGAAAGCCAAGGATTCCGGCTCCTACCAGTGTGTGGCATCCAATTCCAGGGGCACCGTGGTGAGCAGGGAAGCCTCGCTCCGCTTTGGCT TTTTGCAGGAATTCTCGGCGGAAGAGCGGGACCCCGTGAAGATCACCGAGGGTTGGGGGGTGATGTTCACCTGCAGCCCCCCGCCCCACTACCCAG gTTTATCCTACCGGTGGCTCCTGAACGAATTCCCCAATTTCATCCCGGCTGATGGGAGACGTTTCATCTCCCAGACCACGGGCAACCTTTACATCGCCAAGACGGAGGCCTCGGACCTGGGCAACTACTCCTGCTTTGCCACGAGCCACATGGACTTCATCACCAAGAGCGTCTTCAGCAAGTTCTCCCGCCTCAGCCTGGCTGCGGAGG ATGCCCGGCAGTTCGCACCCAGCATCAAGGCCAGGTTCCCTGCGGACACCTACGCTCTGACTGGGCAGGCGGTGACCCTGGAGTGCTTCGCCTTTGGAAA CCCCGTTCCCCGGATCAAGTGGAGGAAGCTGGATGGGCCACAGTCCTCCAAGTGGATCGGCAGCGAGCCCCTGCTGCAGATCCAGCACGCGGGATTTCAGGATGAGGGGACGTACGAGTGTGAGGCGGAGAACGCCAAAGGGAGGGACACCCACCAGGGCCGCGTCATCATCCACG cccagcccgACTGGCTGGATGTGATCTCGGACACGGAGGCTGACATCGGGTCCGACCTGCGCTGGAGCTGCGTGGCCTCCGGCAAACCCCGGCCCACGGTGCGGTGGCTGCGGGATGGGCAGCCCCTGACGTCCCAG AACCGCATCGAAGTGAGCGGTGGAGAGCTGAGATTTTCCAAGCTAGTCCTGGAGGACTCTGGCATGTATCAGTGTGTGGCTGAGAACAAGCATGGCACAGTTTATGCAAGCGCTGAATTAACAGTGCAAG TCTTAGCTCCAGATTTTAGACTAAATCCCGTGAAGCGGCTGATCCCGGCAGCCCGGAGCGGGAAGGTCATCATCCCGTGCCAGCCACGAGCAGCACCGAAAGCCACCGTGCTCTGGACCAAAGGGACAGAACTCCTGGTCAACAGTAGCAG GGTGACGATTACGGCAGACGGGACCTTGATCCTGCAGAACATCAGCAAATCCGATGAGGGGAAATACACCTGCTTTGCCGAGAACTTCATGGGCAAAGCCAACAGCACTGGAATCCTCTCTGTCCGAG ATGCCACCAAGATCACGCTGGCACCATCCAGTGCTGACATCAACGTGGGCGAGAACCTCACCCTGCAGTGCCACGCGTCCCACGACCCCACCATGGACCTCACCTTCACCTGGTCCCTGGATGATTTCCCCATCGACTTTGACAAGTCCGAGGGGCACTACCGGCGAGCCAGCACG AAGGAGGCCATCGGGGACCTCAGCATCTCCAACGCGCAGCTGCGGCACTCGGGGCGTTACACCTGCACGGCCCAGACCGTGGTGGACAGCGCGTCCGAGTCAGCCACGCTCACTGTCAGAG GACCTCCAGGCCCGCCCGGGGGGGTGGTGGTGAGGGACATCGGTGACACCAGCGTCCAGCTGAGCTGGAGCCGCGGCTTCGACAACCACAGCCCCATCGCCAGGTACCTCATCGAGGCCCGGACCCTCCTGTCCAGCCAGTGGAAGCAGATGCGCACCA ATCCCGTAAACATCGAGGGCAACGCGGAGACGGCGCAGGTGGTGAACCTCATCCCGTGGATGGATTATGAGTTCCGGGTCTTGGCCAGCAACATCCTGGGAATCGGGGAGCCCAGTCTGCCCTCCAGCAAAATCCAGACCAAGGAAGCAG CACCGACGGTGGCACCGTCTGGgctcggcggcggcggaggTGCTCCCAACGAGCTCATCATCACCTGGACG cCAATGCTGCGGGACTACCAGAACGGGGATGGCTTTGGGTACATCGTGTCCTTCCGGAGGAAGGGCAGCCAGGACTGGCTGAGGGCGCGGGTGCCGCACGCGGAGTCGCTGCACTTCGTGTACCGCAACGAGAGCATCGCGCCCTACACCCCCTTCGAGGTGAAGATCAAGGCCTACAACAGGAAAGGGGAGGGCCCCGAGAGCCTCACGGCCATCGTGTACTCGGCAGAGGAAG AACCCAAAGTGGCTCCTTACAGGGTCATTGCCAAGTCTGTCCTGTCCTCAGAGATGGATGTATCCTGGGAGCCCgtggagcagggagaagtgACCGGAGTGCTTTTGGGATACGAG ATCCGGTACTGGAAGGATGGGGACAAGGAGGAGGCGGCCGACAGAGTGAGGACGGCGGGGTTGGTGACATCGGCTCACGTCACCGGCCTGAACCCCAACACCAACTACCACGTGTCAGTCCGAGCCTACAACCGGGCAGGCACCGGCCCCCCCAGCCCTTCCACCAACGTCACCACCACGAGACCTC CACCAAAAAGGCCACCTGGGAACATCTCCTGGACTTTTTCCGGCTCCACAGTCAGCATCAAGTGGGACCCTGTGGTGGCCGAGGCAGACGAGTCGGCAGTGACGGGGTACAAG ATGCTCTACAGGCAGGATTCCCACTCGGCCCCCACCCTGTACCTGGCCAGCAAGAGCCGGATCGACATCCCCATCCCTGAGGATTTCACCCACGCCTTTGTCCAGATCCGGGTGACCGGACCCGGCGGGGACGGGACCCCAGCAGAAGTTCACATCCTCCGGAACAGCG GGACGAGCATGATGGTGGAGGACTCAGGGACGAGGCCGGTGCCACACGCCGTGGTCATCACCACCAACTCCCTGCTGATGGTGGCCCTGATcagctccctggagctctgA